Within the Carassius auratus strain Wakin chromosome 18, ASM336829v1, whole genome shotgun sequence genome, the region TTTCTCAGGGCGTAATGTAATCTGTTGAAATTCTGCGTgtaaaaaacattacttttttaaatactaaatgttttgaaaatgattatacgAACTGTAagcttaaataatatatatatatttttatcaaatgtaaataaaacaggttatttgaatatttttttcccaaGAAAGTGCTATCTTAAACCTAAAATTTCACGtgtaatttactagcaatttctgagtgacaaGAATAGATTTCATTAAAGAACATGTAAAgaacttttgaacttttaataATTCAGCTGATTTAGGCATCCATAATTCCCACCTGCATTAATTGCATTGCTCTTTCTGGTTTCTTGTTCTGTGTCGCGCAGGTGGGTCGCGTGGCGTCGGGATGGGCGTCGCGCGCGTTCCGCAACACCTCGAGTTCCGCCGCCGCGCAGCTCCCGCTCACGGTGGACGAGCCGGTTACCGAGCACGCGCCCGAGGACTGCCCCGTGTGCGCGTTCAACGAGTGGGACCCGCTCGAGGAGGTGATTGTAGGGCGAGCCGAGAACGCCTGCGTCCCCCCGTTCACCGTGGAGGTCAAGGTACACAACCCTCATTTACCGAAACACCATCTTTTGTTGCTGAGACAACGGCAGGACATAAATATAGACAGAATACAGTTTAATGAACACTGTCAGTGTGTTAAGAACGAgtctgaccaactagcagttagtcTAGGGATCTGTCTTgagttttttttaaggattcaaaTTACATCCGTCACTGACATAAGTTATGACAAACCCTAAAAAAGAGCTTCTCATTTAAAGAATCAGACAATAAAACTGCAGTGTGCTTAAGATTAACAGCATTATCGTTCATTTGTGTGAGCACTAATATGatcagatatgtgtgtgtgtgtgtgtgtgtgtgtgtgtgtgtgtgtgtgtgtgtgtgtgtgcaggccaaCACGTATGAGAAATACTGGCCCTTCTACCAGCAGCACGGGGGACACACATTCCCGAAGGACCACGTGAAGAAAGCAGTCGCTGAAATCGAGGAAATGTGCAATATACTCCAGCATGAGGGAGTCACAGTGAGACGACCCGAACCCATCGACTGGTCAGTGGAGTATAAAACCCCGGACTTCACCTCCACCGGTGAGAGctgaccgcacacacacacacacacacacactgacatacacacacacacacacacacactcacacacacacacacacacactcacacacacacacacacacacacacactcacacacacacacacacacacactgacatacacacacacacactcacacacacacacacacacacacacacacacacacactgatatcagCAGTGACACTGACCAGCTGTTTTCTGCTCAGGCATGTATGCAGCGATGCCGAGAGATATCCTGATCGTGGTGGGGAACGAGATCATCGAGGCCCCGATGGCCTGGAGAGCCCGGTTCTTCGAGTACCGTGCGTATCGGCCCCTCATCAAGGAGTACTTCAGACGAGGAGCCAAGTGGACCACTGCACCCAAACCCACCATGAGTGACCAGCTGTACGATCAGGTGTGAACAGAGACGGGTGTAAACAGATGCATGTTACACCACTACTGCAGcactcacagtgtgtgtgtgtgtgtgtgtgtgtgtgtgtgtgtgcaggagtaCCCCATCCGCACCGTGGAGGACAGACATAAGCTGGCTGCTCAGGGGAAGTTTGTCACCACTGAGTTCGAGCCGTGTTTCGACGCTGCAGACTTCATCAGAGCTGGCACTGATATCTTTGTACAGAGGAGTCAGGTGAGTACACATCCGCTCTCATTCCTCTCTAATGCTCCAGCTTGTGTTGAGAACTCTTCCAGCTCCTCACATTTTCACTGACAGGTTACAAACTACATGGGCATCGAGTGGATGAGACGTCACCTCGCCCCAACCTACAAGATCCACATCATCTCCTTCAAAGACCCAAACCCCATGCACATCGATGCCACCTTTAACATCATCGGCCCGGGGCTGGTGCTGTCCAATCCGGATCGGCCCTGCAGGCAGGTCAGTGCTGTGCTGCCCCCTAGTGTTGATCTGTAGCActgcagagacacacactcacctgaTGGTGACTCTCTCCTGCAGATCGAGATGTTTAAGAAGGCCGGCTGGACTGTGGTGACTCCTCCGACTCCTCTTATTCCAGACAGTGAGTACCTGAGTGCTGCGTCTCACTGTAGCGCATGAGGTCTGACGTGAGTTTGGTGGGATGCTCCTAAACTATTCAGTCAAAACACAACCTTAAATCCTATCAGAGCACCTAACTCTTTAAACACAAGCTTAACgttgttattttatattgataCAGAGCTCAAAACTGAGTCAGTGTTCCTTGAGTCAAAAATGAACGTCTCTGGAagaagtcagaaagagctttattgccaagtgtgttTACACACAAGGACTTTTTcttggtgacagaagcttccagtacacagacaCAGATCCCGAGcatctaatatattaaaattgtaatcaGATGTTCAAACTACAACATGAAAATGAACAATTTGAATCAAAAGATATTTCAAATGAAATCTATGTGCATTGAATTGTGCAGAGTCATGTTGTATGTCACTCAGTCACTGCTCTGATAaatgcatatttcatatttccACAGATTTTGTAGAAGATGAATGTCCATCTGTTAAATATTTGGCTAGATGTGCATTTTTGTAATCTCAGATCATCCGTTGTGGATGTCATCCAAATGGCTCTCCATGAATGTCTTGATGCTGGACGAGAAGCGTGTGATGGTGGACGCTAACGAGATGACCATACAGAAGATGTTTGAGAATCTGGGTGAGAGCTGTTTTCGGCTCTTGTTGTGATGAGCTGATCTTCAGCTGTGATGTGACTCCTCATTCACGTGCTCTGTGTTTGCTCCTGCAGGTATTAACACCATTAAAGTCAGCATCCGTCACGCTAACTCTCTGGGAGGAGGCTTCCACTGCTGGACGACGGACGTGCGCCGCCGCGGGACGCTCCAGTCCTACTTCCTCTAGTCTGCCAGAGACTCGCAGTTCTTATTGAGCTCAGATTTCAGCATGGTTTGACAGCGCTGTGCATGTCAGGGCTTTTGCAAACGCCACAGATGAACGTGATGAATAGAAACCTCAGTGATCTCAATAACAACTGCATTTCTGGCCGGCTGTTTTAGGACTGACTCCAGCGAAGCAGgcagagccccccccccccccacgccaCCACGACCACAGAAGAAGAGTTTCTACCTCCTATTTaccaaaatgaaaagaaaaaaaacatacaaacaaacaaaaaaaatagcatattttgaattgtaatgacttcttatataatgcattttaattctatataattttcttttttacccTACATGTGATGTGCCAAGTGTTAATTTGTAAACTCAGGTATTTTTATAGCCATATTTCAGCTATTTTGTAAGCatttcatgaaaatgtaaatatctgTATGCATTGTAGTGGCATATACTTTCCCTTCACAGAAGTGTTTTCTAGCATCTGCCTCTGATGTGGTTCAAGAGCAGGAGTCAGGACGCTGTGCGCTGCTTTACATGGACGTGTTCACGGACGCTTGGCTGATTGTTTTGCGTTGCGCTTGTGCTGTGATTCTCTCTTTATCAACACATGATTGTGTGTCAGGTCAAACCATTCAAATAAAGATACACTTGGAATTCAGCCTGACTTTAAGCTTTATGAACTTAAGAGCTACAGATCACCAGAGGAACAGCAGCTGTTACTCTACTACTACTCTACATATTCATAATCCTTCATAATCCATTACTTCAGCATGTTTTATATTAGTGACAAAGGCTGGTTGAAAAGTGTGCTGCAGTCATGTGTTATTGAGCTGCAAACTTGattcatttatgtgtgtgtgtgtgtgtgtgtgttaatcatTGACTGATCTGAATATAACAGCAGATTCACTTCACCAAAACATAAGTAATAAACACCCATCAGAATAATACGGATCATATGTTTTTAACTGTAGCTGATGTTTCATTTgcactcaaaaagaaaaagaaaaaactgtattGAGATGTTTAACACTTTTCTCTAAAATAATGGCACAGTGCTGAAGATGCATCTATGGCCCAGAGACACACACTTGAGCCGCAAGGGTTTTGTTTTCATCTATCATGCtgaccatatttttatttttaggtaatGAAATGCAAATACAAGAAACGTTCTGCAAAGGTTAAAAAACTATAGATATAACTGAGTACAAATTTATCGCAGGGGTAAGAGGGTCATGTTTATTaactaattaatatttttagaCTTTGTACCAACCTAAAGCAATTcacttatttaaaaacaacaacaacaacaacaaaaacttgtATGGCATTCTACTTCACAGGATAAGTTCTGTTCAGCTGTGATTTCCTCAGTTAACCCTTTCTGCCTGCGCGTCTGCGGCGCGTTGCGCTTTAAAGGTCCCTCCACACGCGAGCCCCGCCCCTCTGCGCGCAAGCGGCTTCTGGTTGGCTCgatgcagctcatttgcattgaCGTCATTCGAGGCTGTAGGTCAATCCGTGCGCGTGCTTTTATTGGATCTGCTGCTGTCACATTCGCGCCGCTGCTGTTCTCAACGCGGGTTATTCTTCGTCAGGAAACTCGCGACGCGCAAACGCCTTTTCTTCTGTTATCTGGCGGCCGTCCGTGGGTTTTCTCCGTCCGTCCCCGTGAAAGAGAGGCAGAATCGTAGGcccttgattgacagctgctgtttaATACAGCTTTGGCGTTGACGCGCCGCTCCGGAGTTTCATCTAACGGCCCGTTTGATGTCATAAATGCCGGATCGCGCGTCCCGCGGCGCGTCCGGGACAGATTTCAGCCTGTTGATGGGGAGCGGAATAAACGCGCCGGTTGGTTCCCGATGACTGCGGCTGAGGGAAGAGACAcagaggccgcgcggagcgatcGGGTCGAAGGAGAATAAGCGCACGAGCAGATGGACGTGGACCGAACCGGAGCTTGAAATCCGCCAGAAAAGAGGCGAAGCTCGTGAGCGGACCGTGAGGATGAGGAGTAACGGGCGCGAGTGAAGCGCGGCGTCGGTCGGGGGGAGCAGAGCAACATGAGCAGAGTTTGTGTTTGATCGATAGACTCGATAGATCCGATCTCCTGATGATCTGAGAGAGAAACATTCCTATCCGCGCAGTGAATGATGGGCTGCGCCTCCAGCATCCACATCTCCGATCGGGTTAATCACAGCGAGGACTCGCAGAACTGCTCTCATCCGGGCCACATCAAGCctcaggtgagtgtgtgtgtgtgtgtgtgtgtgtgtgtgaccctgggatagttcactcagaaaCCATCATCATGTAGGCCACTGCGTGACTCTGTGGAGCTCAGGGACTGACCCGCTTTTCTCAGAATCTCTCCTCAGAGGAAATAAAGTCTTTGCAGTGTATTCTGTTCGTGTTCTCATGGAATCAGGGTCAGTCTGCTGCATACTCGTGCTAGTGTCGCATACTGAGTGTGACAGTCAGTCAATGGAAACTCATAATAATGTCACACTGACGTGTCTGTTTAGTGCACTTGTTAGACTACAGACTATATAGTCAATATTAAGAAATCTGAGGAATATCATGCCCAAAAACATGAGCAGAGTATGTGTTTCTGCTGAAGGAGAGAGAGCTAGTATGGATGAGGACAGGGTGAATGAACAGGTGTTTGATGCTCCAGGTATTTTACTCACATTCACAGTTTTCAGCTTATGAAACTGTTCATCATGCATATGTTTCTGTTTAACCATTTTGAGACTGGCATTCAGATCCGCCTCCATGTGAGAGAcacgcccacatctcaacatccaatcagCTACTGATGCATTGAACTAAGTCCCGCCCTACAATTTTTCGTTCAATCATCGCGCAGCTTTCTGACAATCTCGGCTTTAATCTTGATACTCATTGGGCTGAGATAAATGTGGTTTATAAGTTTAAAGTTGCTGTTTTTTTAATTCTCTATCCTTTGTCACTTTAAACAAAGAATATGATAAATTTGAGGCCATTTAGGTTGCAGTTTTTTGTACTAATAAtagcgatgatgatgatgatgatcacaGGACTCTCACGGGTGAAATGAGCAGATGTGTGTTGTTCCGcaggccgtgtgtgtgtgtgtgtgtgtgtgatttactgtgctttaacacacacacagatgatgcTGCTGATTCATTTACTCTTTCATCAATCAGCTGTTCtgatgggagtgtgtgtgtgtgtgtgtgtgtgtgtgtgttaatcaaGGCTGCAGCAGGATCTGTGTGACTTTCTGTCCATGATAAGGCTCAAGTACAAGGTCTGATGATGGTTTTCTCATGTCTCACAACACATTCCTCTTTGtgtattaatgtatttgtgtgtgtgtgtgtgtgtgtgtgtgtgtgtgtgtgtgtgtgtgtgtggtgctgatATAGGGTTAGTGGTTTATCTGGCCTTGGCTGAGGCTCCACTGTTCTGGGTTTGTAACCCTCAATACCAGATTCagccagagtgtgtgtgtgtgtgtgtgtgttacttaaGGGACAAAGTTTGTGGATGATTTAAAGTCAAACTGGTCTTTTGTATTTCATTGTAAACATGCAGGTGTTGGTTTGTGTTTGACTCTCGTCTCAGCAGATGTCAGTGTGAAGCACctctgaggaagtgtgtgtgtttgtcatcagatgattgacaggtgtgtctgtgtgtgtgtgtgtgtgtgtgtgttactgacaTGTTTGTGCGGATCTGAACGGCTCAGACAGGAAGTAATGCAGCCCAGGGAGGAGGGAAATGACATCACCATCATGGTTCCCAGCAGCCCCTGTGGCTCACgcacgcgcgtgtgtgtgtgtgtgtgtgttcgctgtAGAGTTGTGCTGCTGCTGTTTGTGTCAGGATCTGTTTGTTTCTTGAGtatcattataatataatgcattatatttccCCAGAATCCATTTCAATTTTTTTGggattccattttaatggtttaatagaACTTAAATAATGAAGCATgtctaatcaaatgaaaatatgatgattccTTCATAACAGATTCAGCTTGTACTGTgtaacagtctcttacagtctaCTGATCTGATGAAGTACAGGGGTTAGTTCCcagtttttgtaattattatgagTACAGTATAGTACAGTATGTACATGCTTCACAGGAGTAGAGTGTCAGCGGAGATAAGAGAGGCTCCACTTTAGCAGGATTGAGTGTTAATCTGGATCAGGACAAAAATacctggagagagagagtgagcgagagagagacagagagagagtgtgtgtgagagagagtgagacagagtgagagagtgagaggcagagagagagtgagacagacagagagtgtgtgagagagtgagagacagagagagagtgagacagacagagagtgagagagagtgagagagcgtgCGTTCACTGAATGACTGAGGCCTGAGGAGGAGGAAGACCTTCATCACtgcactcacacacattcacttatACTGTTTTCTGGCATAATTTTCTtacactctctcaaacacacacacacacacacacacacacacacacacacacactctggaaACATGATGTCAGAAAGATGCAGCAACAGCTGCAAGACACAAGAGCCTTTAGAAACGCTTCAACACAacaagtgtgtgagagtgagtatgtgtgtgtgtgtgtgtgagtgtgtgtgtgtgtgtgtgtgtgtgtgtgtgtgtgtgtgtgtgtgtgtgtgtgagtgtgagagagagtgtgtgtgtgtgagtgagagtgtgtgtgtgtctgtgtgtgtgtgtgtgtctgtgtgtctgtgtgtgttcccAGTGCTGCTCCCTGAAGTGATCCGTGAGGAAGCGGTTTGTCCTCCATCTCTCTCGCTGACGTTTGCGCTCTCAACAATGTCATCCACTTTCCTGTTATTCACTTCAGTAGAAAACCactgctgcagtgtgtgtgtgtgtgtgtgtgtgtgtgtgtaatgaattcTCAGCTGATCTGATTCTGTCCTTCATGTCTAATCAACACACTCCTccataaatgcatttcttgtgtAAATCACCCATGAAGTCTGTATCTTTATGCTAGTTTGTGCTAATCACTGGAGCAAACCCTGAGCTCAGCTCGTTCTCATAGTTGGAAATGTGAAGTGGAGGGTTTTTAGTAAGATTTGTTTGAATTGAAAATCTTTCTTATTATACATTTCTATTTAAGAAAGTTTGCTGAATGAAGCCCAACAAGCTTCAGATGGTTTCCGTGTCAAGAAATCCTTGAGATATGATGTAACtttgttgtaaaatattgttGTGTTTGGTGATCATACGCTTGTTAAGAAGTGGTGACAAAgcttgattattaaaaaacatctttctcgttaaatgtcattttaaataaatatttaacatttttatatttcatattttattatggctacctttaagtaaatattttagtataAAATCTAAGTATAAAAATTGTTTAAgtaaaaagcagtaaatgctcaCTGATTGTGAGTGTCTAGATTACCGTTAATCTTTTACAGGGGTTAAATGATGCGATACTCTTTGAAATgatacaagctcttggtgcatgaagacgatctgtaaagttgcaaagactaaagtctcagatCCAATGAGatgttctttatcaaagttaagtcTCTGCCACgcccctaaaacagctcgtttagacacgccccctcatctctacatcactatgtgagAAGATTAGCGGAATGCTGCCCAAATATTGACACACAGAAAGcagcgtggtttcagtaacacagtcaGATTTAGGGCTGTCACTTctttcgaaaatcgattgcacaatcgatcggaccaaccagaaacagttttgaaaatgaaaatggggaatcgattttaaccaaataggtacactattcatttttaaataattaaactttaatttaaaaatataaatgtaacaatacTCACAAAACccagacagaaaataccagcaaataCGCGCCTATATAGTGATGTGGAAAGAGACCTCCTACAGGAGATGCTGAGTTCTGAAAAGGAGCCGCCATTGCCAGCTGACAGCGACGGCTTGTGTGGTGAAAGATTGGCAGTAATACTCCCACCCGGCTCGGACCGGCTCGGGCTTGCGCTGCGGTTTGTGAGGTActgtgttttgttattaattcaagtatttgctattgactgttcaaatacAGAGTTTTgcgtgtcgtgtgtgtgtgtgtgagagagagggggtcACACAGTGTTGTCCGTTGTCTTAACCGTCCATGTTTTATGATCTagaaacacatacgagcttcatcactgtgtgtcATGTGACTCTTCCTCTTTCAGCTTGAAACtaaagacattattaactgtctttacatttattttgaaagatgaagctcgagattatgaaaatgttctgacaagtgcttgcggtgttcggccaatcagaatgcattgggtcagtcggccaatcagagcagactgtgctttcAGAAGGAGGGACtatgtttgagagaggcggggcttacagtatttgaaaaataatgggttttttgaacattaaagcatgttaaCGTATTCTGtgacaccaaatacacaaaataatgaacttcatAAAATCATCATATGATCCTTTAAATCATATCtttcatgtaaaaatatatatatctctgcagtgtgtgtactgtgtgtgtgtcttctgtgtgtctctgttgtgtgtgtgtgtgtgtctctgttgtgtgtgtgtgtgtgtgtgtgcctctgttgtgtgtgtgtgtgtgtgtcttctaggcgtgtgtgtgtttctgttgtctctgtgtgtgtgtgtgtgtgtgtttcttttctcTTCCTCATGTTGTCCGATGATCTTTTGGGATGCTGTCTGGTGGAGGGATGGTCTCCATGGTAACGGAGCATCATCAGGGAGGATGCTGGGATCATGTCTGGATGTTCTTCCTCAgatcactgagtgtgtgtgtgtgtgttcttgtctgTTGTTTCAGAGCACGTTAACGGAGGTGCAGTTTGGACCAATGAAGCTGTATGAAGATCAGCTGCAGGTATCTGCTCTTCTTCACTCTCGCTCTGTGTTCAGACATTATTCTGCTTAACAAGGGTTTCTCTACAGCGAAGAGTGAGTGAGAACATGCTGAATATCAGGCTTCCTGCTCATTATAGTGTGTGTTCGTTCTATATTGGGATTTTCATTAACGCTCATTAATTCTTCAAGCTAAATTAAGGAAGGTTGAGTGAATCCGACCCGACTCCTGTATCCTGAGATTTCTGGAGCTCCCGTGAGAAGATGTGAATTATCTCTGTGTGAATCACTGTAGCTTGAGTTCCCCTCTCTCTTCTGTCCCATAGTTCCCTGTGTCTCTTTAGAACCAGAACATTGACTATAGAAAaggcaaaaaaacaacagcaatgttCAATGCTATACGAAACACATCAGTTGAGACGTCTGGTGCAGCAGATCTACACCGAATACTGTGAAATGATGGATCTGAAGAATTGTGCAGCCTTAGTGCAGTTGGGTTAGCATTAGCATTGGATTAGCATTAGCATTGGGTTAGTATTAGCATTGGGTTAGTATTAGCAAGGAGTAGGTatgcaccaaaatgaaaaatCTTGGAATTACGAATTTGGGAAGATGTTTGTCGCACGTATcacaaaaatttccaaaaatgttgCTGAGCATCTGACGGGAAACAAGTTCTGATCCCTGGTGTGAGTCAGAACGCATGCAGTTCCTGCATTAGAACACACAacattctgcagtttatttaccAATCGTTTGAGGTCATTTCTGGATTCCAGTCATCATACAGTAActcatcatcctcctcttcctctcatcAGACGTGATGTAGCACTAAACAGTCTCTCGCTGTCGCTGTCTCGAGCTTCTAGTGATTTCTGCATCTTTCTCTGACAGGTTTGCTGCGCGTGCCTCTGTTTGATCACGTTAATCATTGTTCAGCACATATTATTCGACCAAACTCTGAAGGAGAATTCATTTGCTATTT harbors:
- the LOC113118439 gene encoding glycine amidinotransferase, mitochondrial codes for the protein MLRVRCLRGGSRGAEAAHLIGALVGRVASGWASRAFRNTSSSAAAQLPLTVDEPVTEHAPEDCPVCAFNEWDPLEEVIVGRAENACVPPFTVEVKANTYEKYWPFYQQHGGHTFPKDHVKKAVAEIEEMCNILQHEGVTVRRPEPIDWSVEYKTPDFTSTGMYAAMPRDILIVVGNEIIEAPMAWRARFFEYRAYRPLIKEYFRRGAKWTTAPKPTMSDQLYDQEYPIRTVEDRHKLAAQGKFVTTEFEPCFDAADFIRAGTDIFVQRSQVTNYMGIEWMRRHLAPTYKIHIISFKDPNPMHIDATFNIIGPGLVLSNPDRPCRQIEMFKKAGWTVVTPPTPLIPDNHPLWMSSKWLSMNVLMLDEKRVMVDANEMTIQKMFENLGINTIKVSIRHANSLGGGFHCWTTDVRRRGTLQSYFL